One stretch of Siphonobacter curvatus DNA includes these proteins:
- a CDS encoding thioredoxin domain-containing protein codes for MNRLVHESSPYLRQHAHNPVDWYPWGEEALRKAREEDKPILVSIGYSACHWCHVMERESFEQESVARLMNEHFVCIKVDREERPDVDAIYMDAVQAMGIRGGWPLNVFLMPDAKPFYGGTYFPARNWMSICQQIGEAFQTQRQALQDSAEGFTKNMHYSETEKYGLPVPTGLPVDFTLEELKTTYTKLAASFDVERGGTNGAPKFPMPVIWLFALRYFQQTYEPETIQAVRHTLDRMALGGIYDQIGGGFARYSTDGEWFLPHFEKMLYDNAQLLSLYSEAWLATKEPLYKRVVYQTVEWLQREMTHPEGGFYSALDADSEGEEGKFYTWTKTEILEILGPVWGELVCDYFQVTEEGNYHEESSGHATGKNILFPQRTLESFEQEHELISGQMDGLFEKLRQVRDSRIHPGLDDKILTSWNGLMLKGLVDAYRTFGEGDFLALALQNAQFIKDRLLQDGQLFHSYKEGQARIPGFLEDYAAVADAFTHLYQATFDESWLRLAEQLADYAISHFWDEADGLFFFTDRTVSDALIARKKELFDNVIPSSNSIMATALYTLSLLLDRPDFGERSHQMLQKVKGLLASNPEFLPHWASLASYHSTPTVEIAIVGPLVQEYRRQLESKYLPNKVLTGAEESGTLPLLLHRDSTEGRTMVYVCYNRACQLPVDSVAAAWELVG; via the coding sequence ATGAATCGCCTTGTCCACGAAAGTTCTCCTTACCTCCGTCAGCACGCCCATAACCCCGTCGATTGGTATCCCTGGGGGGAAGAAGCCCTGCGAAAAGCCCGTGAAGAAGACAAACCCATTCTAGTGTCGATTGGCTACTCGGCCTGCCACTGGTGCCACGTGATGGAGCGGGAATCCTTCGAGCAGGAGAGCGTAGCCCGGCTTATGAACGAACATTTTGTTTGTATTAAAGTAGACCGGGAGGAACGCCCGGACGTGGACGCCATTTACATGGATGCAGTACAGGCCATGGGCATTCGAGGCGGCTGGCCGCTCAATGTATTTCTCATGCCGGACGCCAAGCCTTTTTACGGCGGGACGTATTTTCCAGCCCGTAACTGGATGAGCATCTGCCAGCAAATTGGGGAAGCGTTCCAGACGCAGCGTCAGGCTCTCCAAGATTCAGCGGAAGGATTTACCAAGAACATGCATTATTCGGAAACGGAAAAATACGGACTGCCCGTACCGACGGGTCTGCCGGTTGACTTCACTCTGGAAGAACTCAAAACGACGTATACCAAACTCGCCGCTTCCTTTGATGTCGAACGCGGCGGTACGAACGGAGCCCCCAAGTTTCCGATGCCCGTGATCTGGCTGTTTGCCCTGCGGTATTTCCAGCAGACGTACGAACCGGAAACCATACAAGCCGTACGCCATACGCTCGATCGCATGGCCCTGGGCGGTATTTACGATCAGATTGGCGGCGGATTTGCCCGGTACTCCACGGATGGCGAATGGTTTCTGCCCCACTTCGAGAAAATGTTATACGACAACGCCCAGCTCCTGAGCTTGTATTCGGAAGCCTGGCTGGCGACGAAGGAACCGTTGTACAAACGGGTCGTGTACCAAACCGTCGAATGGCTTCAGCGGGAAATGACTCATCCCGAGGGTGGTTTCTATTCGGCACTGGATGCGGACAGCGAGGGAGAGGAAGGCAAGTTTTATACCTGGACGAAAACAGAAATTCTGGAAATCCTGGGGCCGGTCTGGGGTGAACTGGTGTGCGACTATTTCCAGGTTACCGAAGAAGGCAACTACCACGAAGAGTCGAGTGGACACGCGACGGGCAAGAACATTCTCTTTCCCCAGCGTACGCTCGAATCCTTTGAGCAGGAACACGAATTGATTTCCGGACAAATGGATGGACTTTTCGAGAAGTTACGGCAGGTTCGTGATTCCCGTATTCACCCAGGACTTGATGATAAGATTCTGACTTCCTGGAATGGTTTGATGCTGAAAGGACTCGTCGATGCCTACCGGACGTTTGGCGAAGGGGACTTTCTGGCTCTGGCTTTACAGAATGCTCAGTTCATCAAGGATCGTCTGCTGCAGGACGGACAGCTTTTTCATTCCTACAAAGAAGGTCAGGCCCGCATTCCGGGTTTTCTAGAAGATTACGCCGCCGTAGCGGACGCCTTTACCCATTTATACCAGGCCACCTTTGATGAAAGCTGGTTACGACTAGCTGAACAGCTGGCTGACTATGCCATTTCTCATTTCTGGGACGAAGCCGACGGTCTGTTTTTCTTTACCGATCGTACCGTTTCAGATGCCTTGATCGCCCGCAAGAAGGAGTTGTTCGACAACGTCATTCCTTCTTCCAACAGTATCATGGCGACGGCTTTGTACACGCTCAGTCTGCTGCTCGATCGGCCCGATTTTGGCGAGCGTTCCCATCAGATGCTGCAAAAAGTCAAAGGGCTATTAGCGAGTAATCCGGAGTTTTTACCCCACTGGGCCAGTCTGGCGAGTTATCACAGTACTCCCACCGTTGAAATCGCCATTGTGGGGCCACTCGTACAGGAATATCGTCGGCAACTGGAATCAAAATACTTGCCCAACAAGGTTCTTACGGGGGCTGAAGAATCCGGTACCCTCCCACTGTTACTGCACCGCGACTCAACAGAGGGTCGTACCATGGTGTATGTGTGCTACAACCGGGCCTGTCAGCTTCCCGTGGATTCGGTAGCGGCGGCCTGGGAGCTGGTGGGATAA
- a CDS encoding endonuclease/exonuclease/phosphatase family protein, whose amino-acid sequence MSIALTIGSYVIVLFSLIPLIRSDHWTFRVFEYPRSQKFVLTLLFIVLWAFWGETSQPLTWITLGVLGLNLIYLFYQLFPYTFLARKQLLSQRETNSDRSISLLISNVYQYNRVSEKLLRLIDQMEPDIVLLAETDQWWAEQMRPLHESYPHRVLKPIDNTYGMLLYSRLKLTDASVKFLVEEDIPSIHAKVWLRSDEPIQLYCLHPTPPVPQENPRSTERDKEILMVGRQAKQSDIPVIVAGDMNDVAWSYTTDLFLKTSGLLDPRRGRGFYSTFHAKIPFLRFPLDHVFCSSDFKLLQLQRLPSVESDHFPMFIKLTYNPKAEQEQEQNELEASSEEKELITEKINADTESDGESKPDKNPLGT is encoded by the coding sequence ATGTCAATTGCCTTAACCATTGGTTCTTACGTAATCGTTCTTTTTTCGCTCATCCCCCTGATTCGAAGCGATCATTGGACTTTTCGCGTTTTCGAGTATCCCCGCAGCCAGAAATTCGTGCTGACTTTACTCTTCATTGTACTCTGGGCCTTCTGGGGAGAAACCTCGCAGCCCCTGACCTGGATTACTCTGGGAGTACTGGGTTTGAATCTCATTTACCTTTTCTATCAGCTCTTTCCGTATACATTTCTGGCCCGAAAGCAGTTGTTGAGTCAGCGGGAGACCAATTCCGACCGTAGCATCAGTCTGCTGATTTCGAATGTTTATCAGTACAATCGGGTATCGGAAAAACTACTGCGTTTGATCGATCAGATGGAGCCCGATATTGTATTGCTGGCCGAAACGGACCAGTGGTGGGCCGAACAAATGCGGCCCTTGCACGAATCCTATCCGCACCGGGTACTCAAGCCGATTGACAACACGTACGGTATGTTGCTGTACTCGCGGTTGAAACTGACGGATGCGTCGGTGAAGTTTCTGGTGGAAGAGGACATCCCATCCATTCACGCCAAAGTCTGGTTACGTTCCGACGAGCCCATTCAACTGTATTGTCTGCACCCAACCCCGCCCGTACCGCAGGAAAACCCACGATCAACCGAACGGGATAAGGAAATACTAATGGTAGGGCGGCAAGCGAAGCAATCGGATATTCCAGTGATTGTGGCAGGAGATATGAACGACGTGGCCTGGAGCTATACGACGGATCTGTTCTTGAAAACCAGTGGCTTGCTAGACCCCCGACGGGGCAGGGGATTTTACAGTACGTTTCACGCCAAGATTCCTTTTCTGCGTTTTCCGCTCGATCACGTGTTCTGTTCGTCGGACTTTAAATTATTACAGCTTCAGCGATTGCCCAGTGTCGAGTCAGATCACTTTCCGATGTTCATAAAACTGACGTATAACCCGAAAGCCGAACAGGAGCAGGAGCAAAACGAACTGGAAGCCAGCTCGGAAGAAAAAGAGTTGATTACGGAAAAAATTAACGCCGACACGGAAAGTGACGGCGAATCCAAACCCGACAAAAACCCCCTGGGTACCTAA
- a CDS encoding Gfo/Idh/MocA family protein, giving the protein MKNSRRTFLRNMGGSAAALSMASWMPLEALGSAFSPNDTIQVGLIGAGIIGHFDVDTILQVPGVELVAACDLYDPRLVRAKEKWGNNLFTTRDYREILARPDIDAVIVAVPDHWHDHISIAALEAGKHVYCEKPMVHHIEEGAAVIAAQKKSGKVFQVGSQAASSVGVLEAQKYIKDGALGEISFVEATNDRVDALGAWQYTIPFDLDPKQVDWDRYLGDAPKRPFEANRFFRWRNYKEYGTGVAGDLFVHLLTTLHTITGSTGPNRIFALGDLNYWKDGRDAYDLVTGVMDYPKTDQHPSFQFFTRVNLADGGGGSHRSRIVGTEGSLELNGDGFVLRRFKRPQAPPFSLNYDALITYPKAMQEAFLKEYDAKYPKDKFSRGVEKQTDIVFNAPEKYNARLSHMEVFVKAIRENKPALVKEDATFGLRAAAPSLACNLSVEKKKPIAWDPDKMKIVG; this is encoded by the coding sequence ATGAAAAACTCCCGGCGTACCTTTCTTCGAAACATGGGCGGCTCGGCGGCGGCTCTCTCGATGGCGTCCTGGATGCCCCTTGAGGCTCTAGGCTCGGCTTTCTCCCCCAATGATACGATTCAGGTCGGACTCATCGGAGCCGGCATCATTGGACACTTTGACGTGGATACCATCCTGCAGGTGCCCGGCGTAGAGCTGGTAGCTGCTTGCGACTTGTATGATCCCCGCCTGGTACGAGCTAAGGAAAAATGGGGTAACAACCTATTTACGACTCGTGACTACCGCGAGATTTTAGCCCGTCCGGATATCGACGCCGTCATTGTAGCCGTTCCTGACCACTGGCACGATCACATTTCCATCGCTGCTCTGGAGGCTGGCAAGCACGTCTATTGCGAAAAACCGATGGTTCATCACATCGAGGAAGGTGCTGCCGTAATCGCTGCCCAGAAAAAATCGGGAAAGGTATTTCAGGTAGGCAGTCAGGCTGCCAGTTCGGTAGGTGTGCTCGAGGCTCAAAAGTACATAAAAGACGGAGCTTTAGGAGAAATTTCTTTTGTCGAAGCCACCAATGATCGCGTGGACGCTTTGGGAGCCTGGCAATATACCATTCCTTTTGACCTGGACCCGAAGCAGGTAGACTGGGACCGTTACCTGGGGGATGCTCCGAAACGGCCTTTTGAGGCCAATCGCTTTTTCCGCTGGCGAAACTATAAGGAATATGGCACGGGCGTGGCGGGCGATTTATTTGTACACCTGCTCACCACGCTGCATACCATTACGGGCTCGACAGGACCCAACCGAATTTTTGCTTTAGGTGATTTAAATTACTGGAAAGATGGCCGCGACGCCTACGATCTCGTAACCGGTGTAATGGATTACCCGAAAACGGATCAGCACCCCTCCTTTCAGTTTTTCACACGAGTAAATCTGGCCGACGGCGGGGGTGGTTCCCACCGCAGCCGGATTGTAGGAACGGAAGGTTCGCTGGAATTAAATGGAGATGGCTTTGTGCTACGTCGCTTCAAACGCCCGCAAGCTCCGCCTTTCAGTCTGAACTACGACGCCCTGATCACCTACCCCAAAGCGATGCAGGAAGCCTTTTTGAAGGAATACGACGCCAAATACCCCAAGGATAAGTTTAGTCGTGGGGTCGAAAAACAAACCGATATTGTCTTCAATGCTCCCGAAAAATACAACGCTCGGCTGTCTCACATGGAAGTATTCGTGAAAGCCATTCGGGAAAATAAACCGGCCCTGGTTAAAGAAGATGCGACGTTTGGCTTGCGGGCGGCGGCTCCATCACTGGCCTGTAATTTGTCGGTAGAAAAGAAAAAGCCCATTGCCTGGGATCCTGATAAAATGAAAATTGTGGGATAA
- a CDS encoding 2,3-bisphosphoglycerate-dependent phosphoglycerate mutase, with protein MKDRILVLVRHGQSEWNLENRFTGEVDVELTTHGRDEARLTALKLKTISFQVAFTSALKRAQETLAIILEDIQQTSIPVHQSAALNERNYGDLQGLNKAETAEKYGIEQVALWRRSYDVAPPGGESLKMTQERVLPYYQQEIVPCLQQGQNVLIVAHGNSLRSLVMALEHLSEQAISQVDIPTGAPRFYHFDEHLQLIKADYLTESH; from the coding sequence ATGAAAGATCGAATATTAGTACTGGTTCGGCACGGTCAATCCGAATGGAACCTTGAAAATAGATTCACAGGTGAAGTAGACGTGGAGCTTACCACCCACGGTCGGGACGAAGCCCGGCTCACGGCGTTAAAACTCAAAACCATTTCTTTTCAGGTCGCCTTCACTTCAGCCCTGAAGCGGGCCCAGGAAACACTGGCTATTATTCTCGAAGATATTCAGCAAACATCTATTCCCGTGCATCAGTCGGCTGCGTTGAATGAGCGTAACTACGGAGATTTGCAGGGACTCAACAAAGCCGAAACTGCCGAAAAATACGGTATCGAACAGGTGGCCTTATGGCGAAGAAGTTACGACGTAGCCCCGCCCGGCGGCGAAAGTCTGAAAATGACGCAGGAGCGGGTGCTACCTTACTACCAGCAAGAAATTGTACCCTGTTTACAGCAAGGGCAAAATGTGCTGATCGTGGCTCACGGCAATAGCTTGCGGTCCTTGGTGATGGCTCTCGAACACTTGAGTGAACAGGCCATCTCGCAGGTAGACATTCCGACGGGTGCTCCCCGCTTCTACCATTTCGATGAACACCTGCAACTGATCAAGGCCGATTACCTGACTGAATCGCATTAA
- a CDS encoding response regulator: protein MLVRKNKTNVVKHNIEGLSNIKNNYQKIDTCISILYIAENNSRLFTVTGDTSYHRQFVSQIATVSQILEEFKKQKDEKTLPAGVSQLLTQKKDKNKEFSYLKTLTDSLLILSTKEIAIREEQPILVPKPKVKVRRSEQVVKVDSVKVTQERSRKKLWGRLAEAISNKNSYNNQIKVSSTQNKSDSLLKETTAMYETNLRAMDNYYKDLLAYRKELNATEKELLRLNGLIFSKLQLTLTGLKQSEEEEAEQQRKQLVAGTLTDVQELNLLSQGSIAIIFFLTCSILYTIWRLYKNEISLLQYSRQVTQYAKMKGDFLATISHEIRTPLNSIIGFSEQMVKTDLPKEQQPKLEAIRSSSGILMTLVNDILDFSKLESGKIELSEKPFQPYLICQEMRSMLGIQADKKDITLRTELHFDADTTLLGDGFRMKQVLMNLLSNAIKFTPTQGTVTLSSSLAPIMGDQVLWTFQIKDTGIGISKENLGIIFNDFQQLEHDSKVERSVGTGLGLAICKRIVELAGGSIKVTSELGVGSTFSVEIPMRSTTQPEMKTISNEEHEIHELLQGKQVLIVDDNKMNLLLLSTILKKKNVTFQQATNGQVAYELLDAHPFDLIITDIQMPIMDGVELTRQIRSHGDGKKASIPIIGFTAQITAEEQERYHKLGMNDFLNKPFVEKDLKAVLNRTLSSVMV from the coding sequence GTGTTGGTACGTAAGAACAAAACGAACGTAGTTAAACACAACATTGAGGGCCTGAGTAACATCAAAAACAACTACCAGAAAATTGATACCTGTATCTCTATTCTGTACATCGCTGAAAATAATAGCCGATTGTTTACGGTCACCGGAGATACGTCCTATCATCGTCAATTTGTATCGCAAATTGCGACGGTATCGCAGATTCTGGAAGAATTTAAAAAGCAGAAAGATGAAAAGACATTACCGGCAGGTGTGAGCCAACTGCTGACGCAAAAAAAGGATAAAAATAAAGAATTTTCCTACCTGAAAACGCTTACCGATAGTTTATTGATTCTTTCTACGAAGGAAATTGCTATCCGAGAAGAACAACCGATTCTGGTGCCTAAACCCAAGGTGAAAGTCAGACGTTCGGAGCAAGTTGTAAAAGTCGACTCAGTTAAAGTGACGCAGGAACGCTCCCGCAAAAAACTGTGGGGTCGTTTGGCCGAAGCAATCAGTAATAAAAACTCGTATAACAATCAGATCAAAGTTTCATCAACGCAAAATAAATCGGATTCTCTACTCAAGGAAACTACCGCGATGTACGAAACGAATCTGAGGGCGATGGACAATTACTATAAGGATTTGCTGGCCTATCGAAAAGAACTAAACGCAACGGAGAAAGAATTACTGCGTCTGAACGGACTGATTTTTTCGAAACTTCAACTGACACTGACTGGCTTGAAGCAAAGTGAAGAAGAAGAGGCCGAACAGCAGCGAAAGCAACTAGTGGCGGGTACGCTTACGGACGTCCAGGAATTGAATCTACTTTCCCAAGGCAGCATTGCCATCATTTTCTTCCTGACGTGCAGTATCTTGTACACCATTTGGAGACTCTACAAAAACGAAATTTCCTTGTTACAGTACAGTAGACAAGTAACGCAGTATGCCAAAATGAAAGGCGATTTCCTGGCTACCATCAGTCATGAAATTCGGACACCCCTTAACTCCATTATTGGCTTTTCGGAGCAAATGGTGAAAACGGATTTGCCGAAAGAACAACAGCCCAAACTGGAAGCCATTCGTTCGTCTTCGGGAATACTGATGACGCTTGTCAACGACATTCTGGACTTTTCAAAGCTCGAAAGTGGCAAGATTGAATTAAGTGAAAAACCTTTTCAACCGTACCTTATTTGCCAGGAAATGCGGTCAATGCTTGGTATTCAAGCCGATAAAAAGGACATCACTTTACGTACCGAATTGCATTTTGATGCGGATACTACGTTGCTAGGGGATGGCTTTCGAATGAAGCAGGTATTGATGAACTTATTAAGCAATGCCATCAAGTTTACTCCTACGCAAGGTACAGTAACCTTAAGCTCTTCTCTGGCCCCAATTATGGGAGATCAGGTACTCTGGACTTTTCAAATTAAAGATACGGGAATCGGTATTTCGAAAGAAAATCTAGGGATTATTTTTAATGATTTTCAACAGTTAGAACACGATTCAAAAGTGGAGCGGTCGGTCGGTACAGGCCTGGGACTGGCGATTTGCAAACGCATTGTGGAGCTAGCCGGTGGTAGTATTAAAGTAACGAGTGAACTAGGGGTAGGTTCCACTTTTTCCGTTGAAATTCCAATGAGATCAACCACCCAACCAGAAATGAAAACCATCTCCAACGAAGAACATGAAATTCATGAGCTGCTGCAGGGAAAACAAGTACTCATCGTCGATGATAATAAAATGAACCTGCTATTGCTCAGTACTATCTTGAAGAAGAAAAATGTAACCTTCCAGCAAGCTACAAACGGTCAGGTCGCCTACGAGTTGCTCGACGCCCATCCCTTTGATTTGATCATTACGGATATTCAGATGCCGATCATGGATGGGGTCGAATTAACGCGGCAAATCCGAAGCCACGGTGATGGTAAGAAAGCCTCCATTCCCATTATCGGCTTCACCGCCCAAATTACCGCGGAAGAGCAGGAACGGTACCACAAACTGGGCATGAACGACTTCCTGAATAAGCCCTTTGTGGAAAAAGACCTCAAAGCGGTTTTGAACAGAACGTTAAGCTCGGTAATGGTTTAA
- the ruvC gene encoding crossover junction endodeoxyribonuclease RuvC, translating to MAEKIILGVDPGTRYMGYALILVEKGNITLLQYGVINLTKYDNHELKLGKIFERITGIIDEFSPDEMALEAPFFGKNVQSMLKLGRAQGVAMAAALARQIPIVEYSPKTVKQSVTGNGNASKEQVSYMLESILKMKLEGERLDATDALGVAICHYYHENTLASNKGKKALGIKQAKKGSWAAFLSENQDRIK from the coding sequence ATGGCAGAAAAGATCATTTTAGGCGTTGACCCCGGCACAAGGTACATGGGCTACGCACTGATTCTAGTGGAGAAAGGGAACATTACGCTATTGCAGTACGGCGTTATTAATCTCACCAAGTACGACAATCATGAGTTAAAACTGGGTAAAATTTTTGAGCGGATTACGGGCATCATCGACGAGTTTTCGCCGGATGAGATGGCCCTCGAAGCTCCTTTTTTTGGAAAGAACGTACAATCCATGTTAAAGTTGGGTCGTGCTCAGGGCGTAGCGATGGCCGCCGCTCTGGCTCGACAGATTCCCATCGTAGAGTATTCCCCCAAGACCGTAAAGCAATCCGTAACGGGTAATGGAAATGCTTCCAAAGAGCAGGTATCGTATATGCTGGAAAGTATTCTGAAAATGAAACTCGAAGGGGAGCGACTCGATGCTACGGATGCTCTCGGCGTAGCAATTTGTCATTATTATCACGAAAACACATTGGCGTCAAACAAGGGTAAAAAAGCTTTAGGCATAAAACAGGCTAAAAAGGGAAGTTGGGCAGCTTTTTTATCTGAAAATCAAGATCGTATCAAGTAA
- a CDS encoding lysylphosphatidylglycerol synthase transmembrane domain-containing protein, translated as MQNNVNYAAFRRFFLFLLQWVLPVVIIWLVIRTLQQKQQDLGSVWEAIQVAFTGQNGWWLGLTILLTALNWSIEAWKWQVLARKLESLSFYTALRGVLAGQSLGFISQANVGDLTGKMGFLQAKNRLNSIGAFLLGSTLQFLVTLFAGTLAYTYFLYRMPEHPGVGHFIALGLLWLTTLLTVYVLSLKHKAAPTLERISWLASSARFFRVLETYSSGDVRFLVFLASFRFLTYSIQFLLVLYGFGVSLPVLDQLTVVWLLFLTKSVIPAFSFLSDLGIRTFSTLYFFSFYRVDPALVTSASLTIWLLNILLPVLVGIVFVAQLRYLKNQPA; from the coding sequence ATGCAAAATAACGTCAATTACGCGGCTTTTCGCCGATTTTTTCTCTTTCTGCTGCAGTGGGTATTACCGGTAGTGATTATCTGGCTGGTGATCCGAACACTTCAGCAAAAACAACAAGACCTGGGTAGCGTGTGGGAGGCCATCCAGGTAGCTTTTACCGGACAAAATGGCTGGTGGCTGGGACTGACCATACTGCTCACGGCTTTAAACTGGTCGATTGAAGCCTGGAAGTGGCAGGTACTCGCTCGAAAATTGGAATCACTCAGTTTTTACACGGCGTTGCGGGGTGTACTAGCCGGCCAGTCCCTGGGTTTTATTTCGCAGGCTAACGTAGGCGACCTGACCGGTAAAATGGGCTTCTTACAAGCGAAAAACCGACTCAATAGTATTGGAGCTTTTCTGCTCGGTAGTACGCTGCAGTTTCTGGTGACGTTATTCGCGGGTACGCTGGCTTATACGTACTTTCTGTACCGCATGCCCGAACATCCCGGTGTAGGGCACTTCATTGCTCTGGGCTTGCTTTGGTTAACGACGTTGTTAACGGTCTATGTGCTTTCGTTAAAACACAAGGCGGCCCCTACCCTTGAGCGTATTTCCTGGCTGGCGTCCTCAGCCCGATTTTTCCGCGTATTGGAGACGTATTCTTCCGGTGACGTTCGCTTTCTGGTTTTTTTGGCTTCCTTCCGTTTTCTGACGTATAGCATCCAGTTTCTGCTCGTCCTGTATGGTTTTGGCGTATCGCTTCCGGTGCTCGATCAGCTGACGGTGGTTTGGCTGTTGTTTCTGACCAAGAGTGTTATTCCGGCGTTCAGTTTCCTGAGCGACCTGGGTATACGAACGTTCAGTACGCTTTATTTTTTCAGCTTTTACCGCGTTGATCCGGCCCTGGTAACC